DNA sequence from the Caulobacter segnis genome:
CTGGCCGTCGCGGGCGACGACCACGGCCGAGTGTAGCTTGTGGACCTGGCCCCGCAGCTCCAGCAGGCGCGCGCGGGCTTGCTCCAGCGTATCGACCTTGTCGATCAGCCGACCCTTGAGGTCGAGGGTCTGGTCCGCGCCGATGACCAGGCCGGGTCGCTTGGTCGAGACCTTGACCGCCTTCATCTCGGCCAGGGCGTCGGCGATGTCGCGCGGGGTGACGTCCTCGGCCAGCAGACCAGCCTTGGCCGCCTCCTCGTCGACGCCGGGGCTGATCGCCTCGAAGGCGACGCCGGCGTTCTTCAGGATCATCTGCCGGGCCGAACTCTTCGACGCCAGCGTGACGGGAGTCAGGCTCATCCCAGGACCTCGACCTTGCCGCGGCCGCCTGACAGGAGGTTGATGATCGCCGCCGCCGTCTCCTCGACCGAGCGGCGGGTGATGTCGATGACGGGCCAGTTCATCCGCTCGAACAGGCGGCGGGCGGCGATGATCTCCTGGCGCACGGCGTCGCTGTCGACATAGTCGCTCTCGCGGTTCTCCTTGAGGGAGAGCAGGCGGTTGCGGCGGATCTGGATCAGGCGGTCGGGCGAGGTGATCAGGCCGACGATCAGGGTGTTCTTCAACTCGAACAGATCCTGCGGCGGCGGCCGGCCCGGCACCAGCGGCACATTGGCGGCGCGCACGCCCCGGTGAGCCAGATAGATGCAGGTCGGGGTCTTGGAAGTCCGCGACACGCCGACCAGGATGACGTCGGCCTGGGTCAGGTCCTGGCCGCCCTGGCCGTCGTCGTGGGCGATGGCGTAGTCCAGCGCCTCGATGCGGTCGAAATAGTCGTTGGTCAGGGCGTGCTGGGCGCCGACCCGGGTCGAGATCCGCGCGCCCAGATAGCGCGACATGGCGCTGATCACCGGATCCAGGGCCGCGATGCATGGCATCTCCAGCTTGCGGCAGCCTTCTTCCAGCGCCGCGCGCAGGCCCGGATCGACGATCGTGTGCATCACCACGCCCGGCGCGCCACCGATCTCTTCCAGCGCCCGATCCAACTGCCGGGTGGAACGCACCAGCGCGTAGATGTGTTCGATCGGAAGAATGTCGGTGAAACGGGCGCACACCGCGCGCGCCATGGCGTTCAAGGTTTCGCCCGTGGAGTCCGAAACCAGGTGGATATGGAAGTAGGTGGCGAAGCGCGGCGGCAGCCGTTCCTGCTCACCCTGACCCAGACTCTCCTGTGGATCATCCGTTAACGGTTGCTTAACCACTTGCCTCGCCCCTGGGGACGCCTGGGCGCCGAAAGGCCCTTGAGGCGTCGTGACATGGCGCCGCTGTGATCAACGGTCGCATTGCTCGCGTATCATCCCCAGGCTCGCGCCGCATCCCCCGATAAGTGAATCCCGGCTGTCCAAACCCAGGGACAGAGTCTCGCCAGGGGTCTTTCACCCAATGTCGCGAGTTAAGAATTCATTAAGACCTTCAAGGGGCTGCTGGACCATCCACATGATTAACAGAGTCTTAATCACATGTGGGAAGGGCTGGGGGCAAAGGCGCATGGCGTGTGGGAGTCATTCGCCTGTCAGGCGTTTTCCCCGCTTTGCAGTTGCCCTCCAACCCCCTCTTTCAATCTTAATTTCTTATTAAGAAATGATAGGAGGGTCTTAGGTGTCTTACGGGCTTGAGCCCGAGCGAGGACCGGGCTTTAACCCGAGCCATGACGTCTCCCACCCAGACTCCTAAATTTCTCTCAACGCTCGCCGGTGAGAAGCACGCGAACCCACCGATCTGGTTCATGCGCCAGGCGGGGCGGTATCTGCCGGAGTACCGCGCGGTGCGGGCGACGGCCCCGGACTTCATCAGCTTCTGCTTCGATCCCGAGAAGGCGGCGGAAGTCACCCTGCAGCCGATGCGCCGGTTTCCGTTCGACGCCTCGATCGTCTTCGCCGACATCCTGCTGATCCCGGGGGCTCTGGGCCAGAAGGTCTGGTTCGAGGCCGGCGAGGGTCCGAAGCTGGGCGAGATGCCGTCGATCGAGTCCATGGCCGAAAAGGCCGGCGAGGCGGGCAAGGCCCTTTCGCTCGTCGGGGAGACGCTGACGAGAGTTCGTTCGGCGCTCGATCCGGACAAGGCCCTGATCGGCTTCGCCGGCGCGCCCTGGACCGTGGCGACCTACATGATCGAGAAGGGCTCCAGCGATCGCAGCGGCGCGCGGACCTTCGCCTATCAGAACGCCGAGCAGCTGGACGCTCTGATCCAGGTGCTGGTCGACTCGACAATCGACTACCTGGCCATGCAGGTCGACGCCGGGGCCCAGGCCCTGAAGCTGTTCGAGAGCTGGGCCGAGGGCCTGTCCGAGCCGCTGTTCGATCGCCTGGTCACCCAGCCGCACATCCGGATCATCGAGGGCCTGCGCGCGCGCGGCGTCACCGTGCCGATCATCGGTTTTCCGCGCGGCGCCGGGACGCTGGTCGAGGACTACGCGGCCAAGACGCCGGTTCAGGGCGTGGCGCTCGACACTTCGGCCTCGGCCAAGCTGGGCCAGTCGATCCAGAAGTCGAAGACCATCCAGGGCGCGCTGGACCCCCTGCTGCTGCGGGCCGGCGGCGACGCGCTGCTGCGTCGGGTCGACGAACTCCTGGAACAATGGAACCAGGGTCCCTACATCTTCAATCTGGGGCACGGCATCCTGCCCGACACGCCGATCGCCAATGTCGAACTGGTGCTGGAGCGGGTCACCGGTCAGAAGGTCGTTTCGCGGTGAGCCGGAAGCTCGCTGTCGTCCTGTTCAATCTGGGTGGGCCGGACGGGCCGCGCGCCGTGCGGCCGTTCCTGTTCAACCTGTTCCGCGATCCGGCGATCATCGGCCTGCCAGCCATCGCCCGCTATCCGATCGCGGCCCTGATCGCGACGACCCGCGAGAAGACCGCCAAGGCCAACTACGCGATCATGGGCGGCGGTTCGCCGCTGCTGCCGGAAACGGAAAAGCAGGCGAGGGCGCTGGAAGCCGAGCTGGCCAAGGCGCTTCCGGGCGTCGAGGCCAAGTGCTTCATCGCCATGCGCTACTGGAACCCGCTGACCGGCGAGACCGCGAAACAGGTGAAGGCGTTCGGTCCCGACGAGATCGTGTTGCTGCCGCTCTATCCGCAGTTTTCGGCGACCACGACCGGATCGTCGTTGAAGGCCTGGGGCGAAACCTATTCGGGTCCGGGCCGCCAGACGAGCGTCTGCTGCTATCCGGACGAGCCGGGCCTGATCGAGGCGCACGCCCGGCTGATCCGCGAGACCTGGGAAAAGGCCGGTTCGCCGGCGAATGTCCGCCTGCTGTTCTCGGCCCATGGTCTGCCGGAAAAGGTCACCCTGTCCGGCGACCCGTACCAGAAGCAGATCGAGGCGACCGCCGCGGCCGT
Encoded proteins:
- a CDS encoding Maf family protein is translated as MSLTPVTLASKSSARQMILKNAGVAFEAISPGVDEEAAKAGLLAEDVTPRDIADALAEMKAVKVSTKRPGLVIGADQTLDLKGRLIDKVDTLEQARARLLELRGQVHKLHSAVVVARDGQPIWRIVESAKLSVRPFSEAWLDQYIERRGEALLWSVGCYELEAEGVQLFDQVDGDYFTILGLPLIGLLDFLRLHGALAV
- the hemE gene encoding uroporphyrinogen decarboxylase gives rise to the protein MTSPTQTPKFLSTLAGEKHANPPIWFMRQAGRYLPEYRAVRATAPDFISFCFDPEKAAEVTLQPMRRFPFDASIVFADILLIPGALGQKVWFEAGEGPKLGEMPSIESMAEKAGEAGKALSLVGETLTRVRSALDPDKALIGFAGAPWTVATYMIEKGSSDRSGARTFAYQNAEQLDALIQVLVDSTIDYLAMQVDAGAQALKLFESWAEGLSEPLFDRLVTQPHIRIIEGLRARGVTVPIIGFPRGAGTLVEDYAAKTPVQGVALDTSASAKLGQSIQKSKTIQGALDPLLLRAGGDALLRRVDELLEQWNQGPYIFNLGHGILPDTPIANVELVLERVTGQKVVSR
- a CDS encoding pyruvate, water dikinase regulatory protein yields the protein MVKQPLTDDPQESLGQGEQERLPPRFATYFHIHLVSDSTGETLNAMARAVCARFTDILPIEHIYALVRSTRQLDRALEEIGGAPGVVMHTIVDPGLRAALEEGCRKLEMPCIAALDPVISAMSRYLGARISTRVGAQHALTNDYFDRIEALDYAIAHDDGQGGQDLTQADVILVGVSRTSKTPTCIYLAHRGVRAANVPLVPGRPPPQDLFELKNTLIVGLITSPDRLIQIRRNRLLSLKENRESDYVDSDAVRQEIIAARRLFERMNWPVIDITRRSVEETAAAIINLLSGGRGKVEVLG
- the hemH gene encoding ferrochelatase, with translation MSRKLAVVLFNLGGPDGPRAVRPFLFNLFRDPAIIGLPAIARYPIAALIATTREKTAKANYAIMGGGSPLLPETEKQARALEAELAKALPGVEAKCFIAMRYWNPLTGETAKQVKAFGPDEIVLLPLYPQFSATTTGSSLKAWGETYSGPGRQTSVCCYPDEPGLIEAHARLIRETWEKAGSPANVRLLFSAHGLPEKVTLSGDPYQKQIEATAAAVAARLPADLDWTVCYQSRVGPMKWIGPSTDEEIRRAGSDGKGVIVTPIAFVSEHVETLVELDHEYAELAKAVGVAPYIRVPALGVAPEFIAGLAKTVAGALQTSGKILPASDWRCGPEWSNCPCKEGASA